From the genome of Brienomyrus brachyistius isolate T26 chromosome 8, BBRACH_0.4, whole genome shotgun sequence, one region includes:
- the LOC125747491 gene encoding peptidyl-prolyl cis-trans isomerase FKBP1A-like encodes MGVEIETITPGDGRTFPKKGQTCVVHYVGSLTDGRKFDSSRDRDKPFKFKIGKQEVIRGWEEGVGQMSVGQRARLTCTPDFAYGSKGHPGIIPPNATLVFDVELLSLE; translated from the exons ATGGGAGTCGAGATCGAGACAATAACCCCGGGTGACG GGAGGACTTTCCCCAAGAAAGGACAGACCTGCGTGGTGCATTATGTGG GGTCCCTGACAGATGGAAGAAAGTTTGACTCTTCACGTGACAGAGACAAGCCCTTCAAGTTTAAGATAGGCAAACAGGAAGTGATCCGTGGCTGGGAGGAAGGTGTTGGGCAG ATGAGTGTTGGCCAAAGGGCCAGGCTGACCTGCACTCCTGACTTTGCCTACGGCAGCAAAGGCCACCCAGGGATCATTCCCCCCAATGCCACCCTGGTCTTTGATGTGGAGCTACTGAGCCTTGAGTGA
- the LOC125747490 gene encoding syntaphilin-like isoform X1, translating to MHLATTYNTRKTGFIELAFSPMEGYMISMRPNRGSLSPQPPEHHYRRSTGTVNTRDTYANSTLSSSSNSCKGSDASPTSGPYPSTPRRHVKYSSSCNDNHGIHPPAPEQYLTPLQQKEVCIRHLRARLRENVEKLQDRDAEVDELRMQLWRMQEDWVEEECHRVEVQLALKEARREIQQLQRVVEAVRSQLGVPAGTDEGVAMGEGTGTAVHRGFRDISTQNRKLESLLLGMEMCQEVRSHGSSPARSLTRSSTYTKLSCEALPDRDGLSGEETLDSGFVGGGSRADLETLLAEADPESPLQPLPPIPLCEQAVQTDTMLQSPSPVSESDHMADITSSPAPAAISCTMQLPSPENVIKLQLETQQPESEPHPQEVTTVKVVEDEESEEEEAMGAARHTPNSYWGRHFLVDLLAVGIPIVPAVAWLCRGPRRVGHPVCNIGSLLRGCCALAMHSLRRVGGAGGGARGRVTQI from the exons GTTCATAGAATTGGCCTTCTCTCCCATGGAAGGCTATATGATTTCAATGCGCCCAAATCGTGGGTCGTTGTCTCCTCAGCCACCGGAGCACCACTACCG ACGGTCAACTGGAACAGTCAACACAAGAGACAcctatgcaaactccacactgaGCAGTAGCAGCAATTCCTGCAAGGGCAGTGATGCCAGTCCTACATCTGGCCCATACCCAAGCACACCCAG GCGTCACGTGAAGTACAGCTCATCCTGTAATGACAACCACGGCATCCACCCACCCGCCCCAGAGCAGTACCTCACTCCCCTGCAGCAAAAGGAGGTCTGCATCCGACACCTGCGGGCGCGGCTCCGGGAGAACGTGGAAAAGCTGCAGGACAG AGATGCCGAGGTGGATGAGCTCCGGATGCAGTTGTGGCGGATGCAGGAGGACtgggtggaggaggagtgccACCGCGTGGAGGTGCAGCTGGCGCTGAAGGAGGCACGCAGGGAGATCCAGCAGCTGCAGCGGGTTGTGGAGGCAGTGCGCTCCCAGCTGGGCGTGCCGGCAGGCACAGACGAGGGTGTGGCCATGGGGGAGGGCACGGGAACAGCTGTGCACCGCGGCTTCCGAGACATCAGTACCCAGAACCGCAAGCTGGAGTCACTGCTGCTGGGCATGGAGATGTGCCAGGAGGTGCGTTCCCACGGCAGCTCACCGGCCCGCTCACTCACCCGCAGCTCCACCTACACCAAGCTGAGCTGTGAGGCACTACCAGACCGAGACGGCCTGTCGGGCGAGGAGACCCTGGATAGCGGCTTCGTGGGCGGGGGCAGCCGGGCGGACTTGGAAACCCTCCTGGCTGAGGCAGACCCCGAGTcgcctctgcagccgctgcctcCGATCCCGCTGTGTGAGCAGGCCGTGCAGACTGATACCATGCTGCAGAGCCCCAGCCCCGTTAGTGAGAGCGACCACATGGCTGACATCACCAGCTCGCCAGCACCTGCCGCCATCTCCTGCACCATGCAACTTCCGTCCCCTGAGAACGTCATCAAGCTGCAGCTCGAAACGCAGCAGCCCGAAAGTGAGCCACATCCACAGGAGGTCACAACTGTGAAGGTAGTGGAGGACGAAGAATCAGAGGAGGAGGAAGCCATGGGGGCGGCAAGACATACCCCGAATAGCTACTGGGGACGGCACTTCTTGGTGGACCTGTTGGCGGTGGGCATTCCCATAGTGCCAGCTGTGGCTTGGCTGTGCCGCGGCCCCCGCAGGGTGGGACATCCCGTCTGCAACATTGGCTCGCTGCTGCGTGGCTGCTGCGCCCTGGCCATGCACTCGCTGCGCCGGGtagggggggctgggggcggAGCTCGGGGCAGAGTAACACAGATTTAA
- the LOC125747490 gene encoding syntaphilin-like isoform X2: MEGYMISMRPNRGSLSPQPPEHHYRRSTGTVNTRDTYANSTLSSSSNSCKGSDASPTSGPYPSTPRRHVKYSSSCNDNHGIHPPAPEQYLTPLQQKEVCIRHLRARLRENVEKLQDRDAEVDELRMQLWRMQEDWVEEECHRVEVQLALKEARREIQQLQRVVEAVRSQLGVPAGTDEGVAMGEGTGTAVHRGFRDISTQNRKLESLLLGMEMCQEVRSHGSSPARSLTRSSTYTKLSCEALPDRDGLSGEETLDSGFVGGGSRADLETLLAEADPESPLQPLPPIPLCEQAVQTDTMLQSPSPVSESDHMADITSSPAPAAISCTMQLPSPENVIKLQLETQQPESEPHPQEVTTVKVVEDEESEEEEAMGAARHTPNSYWGRHFLVDLLAVGIPIVPAVAWLCRGPRRVGHPVCNIGSLLRGCCALAMHSLRRVGGAGGGARGRVTQI; encoded by the exons ATGGAAGGCTATATGATTTCAATGCGCCCAAATCGTGGGTCGTTGTCTCCTCAGCCACCGGAGCACCACTACCG ACGGTCAACTGGAACAGTCAACACAAGAGACAcctatgcaaactccacactgaGCAGTAGCAGCAATTCCTGCAAGGGCAGTGATGCCAGTCCTACATCTGGCCCATACCCAAGCACACCCAG GCGTCACGTGAAGTACAGCTCATCCTGTAATGACAACCACGGCATCCACCCACCCGCCCCAGAGCAGTACCTCACTCCCCTGCAGCAAAAGGAGGTCTGCATCCGACACCTGCGGGCGCGGCTCCGGGAGAACGTGGAAAAGCTGCAGGACAG AGATGCCGAGGTGGATGAGCTCCGGATGCAGTTGTGGCGGATGCAGGAGGACtgggtggaggaggagtgccACCGCGTGGAGGTGCAGCTGGCGCTGAAGGAGGCACGCAGGGAGATCCAGCAGCTGCAGCGGGTTGTGGAGGCAGTGCGCTCCCAGCTGGGCGTGCCGGCAGGCACAGACGAGGGTGTGGCCATGGGGGAGGGCACGGGAACAGCTGTGCACCGCGGCTTCCGAGACATCAGTACCCAGAACCGCAAGCTGGAGTCACTGCTGCTGGGCATGGAGATGTGCCAGGAGGTGCGTTCCCACGGCAGCTCACCGGCCCGCTCACTCACCCGCAGCTCCACCTACACCAAGCTGAGCTGTGAGGCACTACCAGACCGAGACGGCCTGTCGGGCGAGGAGACCCTGGATAGCGGCTTCGTGGGCGGGGGCAGCCGGGCGGACTTGGAAACCCTCCTGGCTGAGGCAGACCCCGAGTcgcctctgcagccgctgcctcCGATCCCGCTGTGTGAGCAGGCCGTGCAGACTGATACCATGCTGCAGAGCCCCAGCCCCGTTAGTGAGAGCGACCACATGGCTGACATCACCAGCTCGCCAGCACCTGCCGCCATCTCCTGCACCATGCAACTTCCGTCCCCTGAGAACGTCATCAAGCTGCAGCTCGAAACGCAGCAGCCCGAAAGTGAGCCACATCCACAGGAGGTCACAACTGTGAAGGTAGTGGAGGACGAAGAATCAGAGGAGGAGGAAGCCATGGGGGCGGCAAGACATACCCCGAATAGCTACTGGGGACGGCACTTCTTGGTGGACCTGTTGGCGGTGGGCATTCCCATAGTGCCAGCTGTGGCTTGGCTGTGCCGCGGCCCCCGCAGGGTGGGACATCCCGTCTGCAACATTGGCTCGCTGCTGCGTGGCTGCTGCGCCCTGGCCATGCACTCGCTGCGCCGGGtagggggggctgggggcggAGCTCGGGGCAGAGTAACACAGATTTAA
- the LOC125747490 gene encoding syntaphilin-like isoform X3, translated as MHLATTYNTRKTGRSTGTVNTRDTYANSTLSSSSNSCKGSDASPTSGPYPSTPRRHVKYSSSCNDNHGIHPPAPEQYLTPLQQKEVCIRHLRARLRENVEKLQDRDAEVDELRMQLWRMQEDWVEEECHRVEVQLALKEARREIQQLQRVVEAVRSQLGVPAGTDEGVAMGEGTGTAVHRGFRDISTQNRKLESLLLGMEMCQEVRSHGSSPARSLTRSSTYTKLSCEALPDRDGLSGEETLDSGFVGGGSRADLETLLAEADPESPLQPLPPIPLCEQAVQTDTMLQSPSPVSESDHMADITSSPAPAAISCTMQLPSPENVIKLQLETQQPESEPHPQEVTTVKVVEDEESEEEEAMGAARHTPNSYWGRHFLVDLLAVGIPIVPAVAWLCRGPRRVGHPVCNIGSLLRGCCALAMHSLRRVGGAGGGARGRVTQI; from the exons ACGGTCAACTGGAACAGTCAACACAAGAGACAcctatgcaaactccacactgaGCAGTAGCAGCAATTCCTGCAAGGGCAGTGATGCCAGTCCTACATCTGGCCCATACCCAAGCACACCCAG GCGTCACGTGAAGTACAGCTCATCCTGTAATGACAACCACGGCATCCACCCACCCGCCCCAGAGCAGTACCTCACTCCCCTGCAGCAAAAGGAGGTCTGCATCCGACACCTGCGGGCGCGGCTCCGGGAGAACGTGGAAAAGCTGCAGGACAG AGATGCCGAGGTGGATGAGCTCCGGATGCAGTTGTGGCGGATGCAGGAGGACtgggtggaggaggagtgccACCGCGTGGAGGTGCAGCTGGCGCTGAAGGAGGCACGCAGGGAGATCCAGCAGCTGCAGCGGGTTGTGGAGGCAGTGCGCTCCCAGCTGGGCGTGCCGGCAGGCACAGACGAGGGTGTGGCCATGGGGGAGGGCACGGGAACAGCTGTGCACCGCGGCTTCCGAGACATCAGTACCCAGAACCGCAAGCTGGAGTCACTGCTGCTGGGCATGGAGATGTGCCAGGAGGTGCGTTCCCACGGCAGCTCACCGGCCCGCTCACTCACCCGCAGCTCCACCTACACCAAGCTGAGCTGTGAGGCACTACCAGACCGAGACGGCCTGTCGGGCGAGGAGACCCTGGATAGCGGCTTCGTGGGCGGGGGCAGCCGGGCGGACTTGGAAACCCTCCTGGCTGAGGCAGACCCCGAGTcgcctctgcagccgctgcctcCGATCCCGCTGTGTGAGCAGGCCGTGCAGACTGATACCATGCTGCAGAGCCCCAGCCCCGTTAGTGAGAGCGACCACATGGCTGACATCACCAGCTCGCCAGCACCTGCCGCCATCTCCTGCACCATGCAACTTCCGTCCCCTGAGAACGTCATCAAGCTGCAGCTCGAAACGCAGCAGCCCGAAAGTGAGCCACATCCACAGGAGGTCACAACTGTGAAGGTAGTGGAGGACGAAGAATCAGAGGAGGAGGAAGCCATGGGGGCGGCAAGACATACCCCGAATAGCTACTGGGGACGGCACTTCTTGGTGGACCTGTTGGCGGTGGGCATTCCCATAGTGCCAGCTGTGGCTTGGCTGTGCCGCGGCCCCCGCAGGGTGGGACATCCCGTCTGCAACATTGGCTCGCTGCTGCGTGGCTGCTGCGCCCTGGCCATGCACTCGCTGCGCCGGGtagggggggctgggggcggAGCTCGGGGCAGAGTAACACAGATTTAA